A part of Deinococcus sp. QL22 genomic DNA contains:
- a CDS encoding response regulator gives MTRLLQIWVIDDHPADLFLTQQVFATLSDQVTVTPYQSAQAALDDLRRPNATYPDVLLLDINMPQLNGFDVLRAMKADDRLTLIPVVMLTTSEAVEDIQQAYALFASAYLVKSVDFSSFIQQVESLVTFWAHSRLLNWSSPNSAGPQR, from the coding sequence ATGACGCGGCTTCTGCAGATCTGGGTCATTGATGACCATCCTGCGGATCTGTTCCTCACCCAACAGGTCTTTGCCACGCTCAGCGATCAGGTGACCGTGACGCCCTATCAGAGCGCTCAAGCCGCGCTCGATGATCTGCGGCGTCCAAATGCCACCTACCCGGACGTGCTGCTGCTGGACATCAACATGCCGCAACTGAACGGTTTTGACGTTTTGAGGGCCATGAAGGCCGATGACCGACTTACGCTCATTCCGGTGGTGATGCTGACCACCTCGGAAGCTGTGGAAGACATTCAGCAGGCGTACGCACTGTTCGCCAGCGCGTATCTGGTGAAGTCGGTGGACTTTTCAAGTTTCATCCAGCAGGTGGAGAGCTTGGTCACGTTCTGGGCGCACAGTCGGCTGCTGAACTGGTCTTCGCCAAATTCAGCGGGGCCTCAGCGGTAA
- a CDS encoding response regulator, which yields MTPARVVRRVLIIEDCVEDALLLGLAFEDHAPDVQVEAVSDGASALAYVQATDPPQVVVLDLHLPGQTGVEILTQLLLQAETPVQVVCWSSHAHPAEVQAILEHGAVAYVEKPRGDAGFGQIVQTVLAL from the coding sequence GTGACGCCTGCGCGGGTGGTGCGGCGAGTCTTGATCATTGAAGACTGTGTGGAAGACGCGCTGTTGTTGGGACTGGCCTTTGAAGACCATGCCCCCGATGTTCAAGTGGAAGCGGTTTCCGATGGGGCCAGTGCCCTCGCTTACGTTCAGGCCACCGACCCTCCACAGGTCGTGGTTCTGGATTTGCATCTTCCGGGGCAGACGGGGGTGGAGATCCTAACGCAACTGCTGTTGCAGGCGGAAACGCCAGTGCAAGTGGTGTGTTGGAGCAGTCATGCTCATCCGGCAGAAGTGCAGGCCATCCTTGAGCACGGCGCGGTCGCGTATGTGGAGAAGCCTCGGGGAGACGCGGGCTTTGGGCAGATCGTTCAGACCGTGTTGGCTCTCTAA
- a CDS encoding response regulator, translating to MTRPLRVLLVDDSLIDRELAETAFELLRSPCTLETVDSGSAALQRLLQPEATMPDVILLDINMPGMTGFEVLSTFKTHPQLSVIPVVMLTTSAQTDDVTRAYTLHASAYLLKSIHFQTFLEQMEKLIEFWMRARLTTWPQMISI from the coding sequence ATGACTCGACCCCTGCGGGTGCTGCTGGTCGATGACAGCCTCATCGACCGTGAGCTGGCAGAAACCGCGTTTGAGCTGTTGAGGTCGCCCTGCACCTTAGAGACGGTAGACAGTGGCTCCGCTGCGCTCCAACGGCTCCTGCAGCCGGAGGCAACGATGCCAGATGTCATCTTGCTGGACATCAACATGCCCGGTATGACGGGTTTTGAGGTTCTGTCGACCTTTAAGACGCATCCCCAGCTGAGCGTCATCCCTGTGGTGATGCTGACCACGTCCGCGCAAACGGACGACGTGACCCGGGCCTACACTCTGCATGCCAGTGCCTACCTGCTCAAATCCATTCACTTTCAAACGTTTCTGGAACAGATGGAGAAGCTTATTGAGTTCTGGATGCGGGCTCGGCTGACCACTTGGCCGCAAATGATCAGTATATGA
- a CDS encoding carbohydrate ABC transporter permease, protein MRQAALLVFGLLALFPLYFSVVNSFKDRLQYAENLLNIPTRLHPENYAVAWAQIQGPLASSVIVTGVSVLATLVLAALSAYAFALMDFPGRHLLFALVFTLLLVPEFLTLIPLYVQIQALPLPNNYLALILPTVAAGQPFAILVLRAAFGAIPRDLLEAARLDGAGHLALLWRIVLPISLPLLISVAIIRLIPVWNDYLLPSLVLDEAHRTLPVALVAFQGGGAATAATPNYGALMASYVLSAIPLVVLFAFLMRYYIQGVTSGGVKG, encoded by the coding sequence GTGCGTCAGGCTGCGCTGCTTGTGTTCGGGCTGTTGGCCCTGTTTCCGCTCTATTTCAGCGTGGTCAATTCCTTCAAGGATCGCCTTCAGTACGCGGAGAATTTGCTCAATATTCCCACACGTCTGCATCCCGAGAACTACGCAGTCGCCTGGGCACAGATTCAGGGGCCGCTGGCGAGTTCGGTGATCGTGACCGGAGTCAGCGTCCTGGCGACCCTGGTGCTTGCGGCGCTGAGCGCCTACGCCTTTGCCCTGATGGATTTTCCGGGGCGTCACCTGCTCTTTGCTCTTGTCTTTACGCTGCTGCTGGTGCCAGAGTTTCTGACCCTGATACCGCTGTACGTCCAAATTCAGGCGCTGCCCCTGCCCAACAATTACCTTGCCCTTATCCTGCCCACGGTGGCGGCTGGGCAGCCTTTCGCCATTCTGGTGCTGCGCGCAGCCTTCGGGGCGATTCCGCGCGACCTGTTGGAAGCCGCGCGGCTTGACGGCGCCGGGCACTTGGCCCTGCTCTGGCGCATCGTGCTGCCCATCAGTCTGCCGCTGCTCATCAGCGTGGCGATTATTCGGCTGATTCCAGTCTGGAACGATTACCTGCTGCCGTCGTTGGTTCTTGACGAGGCGCACCGTACCCTGCCCGTCGCGCTGGTAGCCTTTCAGGGAGGCGGCGCGGCAACTGCTGCCACGCCCAATTACGGAGCGCTGATGGCGTCCTACGTGCTGTCAGCCATTCCGCTGGTGGTGCTGTTCGCCTTTCTGATGCGCTACTACATTCAGGGCGTCACGAGTGGCGGCGTCAAGGGCTGA